From uncultured Pseudodesulfovibrio sp.:
TCCGCTTGGGGTTTTAGAAGAGTATGAGTACGAATCCCATGAGACCCAGTTGGAAAACGGCGAGATTCTGGTGTTGGCCACGGACGGAGTCTGGGAGGCCCGGAATGATGAAGGCATAATGTTTGGCAAGAAGAGAATGCTTGCCATCATCAGAGAGAGTGCGCATAAAAACGCAGAGGGAATCCGTTTGGCGTTGATGGACGCCGTGGATCGCTATCAGGTCAATGGGCAGGAAGATGATATTGCAGTCGTTGTTATCAAAAAAACCAGCGGAAAGTGCATGCCTGGAGATACCGTCTCATTTCGTATGACCAATAAGGAAAACTGCTTTCGGTGTTTTCAGCCGAAAGTAGAGGCCTTTGGTGAGGCCAACGGTTTGTCGGGGAAAATAATTTTTCACCTGACATTGGTACTTGATGAATTGGTTACGAATATCATTGATTATGGGTACGCCGATTTCGACGAACATCCTATCGACGTTTCTTTGTCCATGGACGGAGATGTTTTGACTATCAAAGTGGAAGATGATGCCGAGCCTTTCAATATTTTGAAGGCCCCTGAACCTGAGTTGGATGTGCCATTGGAAGACCGTGATCGCCCCATCGGCGGCATGGGTATTCATCTGATCAAGAACATGGTGCATGGTATTGAATACGTGCGTGAAGGCGGCAAGAACGTCCTTACATTGAGAAAAGATACAAGCAAGTCCTGCACTTCTGCGAAGGGGTAGGCATACGGAGGCATACAATGGCAATGAATCAGGAAAATGAGAATGGTGTCATCATTCTTGCGGTAGACGGTAATCTTGATGCCGAGGGTACTCAGGCCATGGAAGAGAAAGTCCTTGCCTTGCTTGAGAGTGGTGAAACTAAATTGCTTTTTGACTTCACGGGGTTGGACTATATCAATAGCTCGGGCTTGCGTGTGCTCGTGCTCGCTTATCAGCGACTCAAAAAAGCCTCTGGCACTGTCGCTATCTGTGGCGTCAAGGATTACATTCAGGAAGTTTTCGAAGTATCCGGTTACGACAAGATTTTTCCGCTGTATACCGTACGGGCTGATGCCTTGGCGGGAATGTAGATTCGATTCGTGATAAGGTCATCTGCGTCGCTGTAGGGTGTAATTTAATCGCTCTAATGGAGCGAGGTACGCCAGCGGTTAAATTACACACGCCATCGACACATCTGATTTCTTTTTAAAAGTCTGCCCCGTGTTGGGCAGAGCATCTTGTTGCTGCCTCATGTGAATATGAAAATATAAGAAGGTCTCATCTTTTTTCGTGAATACGGAAAAAGTGAGACCTGTTTTTTTTATCATGCAACTCACGAAAAGACGCCGAAGGCACATTAAAAAGTTTTGGAGATTCTCAAGAACTTTTTGAAAAAGGTTTTTGAGCCTTTGGAGGCCTTCTCCTGAATTTGAGTCGTCCGTCAATAAGAATGGCCGCGGCTGAGACAATGAGCATGCCGATTATGAGGCGCATGGTGAACGGTTCCCCGAGGAAGGAGATGCCGAGTGTTGATGCGCTGAATGGGATGAGCAGGGTCACAAGGCTGATGTTGGTTGCTCCGGCTGACGTGAGTATGCGGAAGAAAATGAGAGAAGCAATCGTCGAACAGAGTAACCCCAGTCCTGTGATGGCGGCGAGGGTTTCGAGTCCTGGCATGGGTAATTCCCATGGTCTGGTCATAATGAGGACAACGGGGGCCATGACCAATGAGGCAGCAGAGAGCTGAAGACATCCCATGACTGTGGGGGGCATGCCGGTCAGCCGTCTGGCGTAGGTTGCCGCACAGGCGTAGGACAGGGCTGCTCCCATGATGGCTATTTGTCCGAAAACGTGGTCGCCGAAACCTATGAGCGCGTCAGTGCCGATGAGAGTCGCCACGCCGCCTAGACCGAGGGCCGCGCCGGAGAGTTTGCGCATGGAGAACCGTTCGTCCGCCGTGAAAAAGTGGGCCACTAATATGGTGAAGGCTGGGGTCGTGGCATTGATGACCGCGGCCAGGCCGCTTTCGATGTACTGCTGTCCCCAGACAATGAGGAAGAATGGAAGTGCCGTATTAAATGTACCGAGAACAGCAAGCTGTCGCCATCGGTGTAGATGAACACGGGCCTTTTGTCGGGTAATGAAAACCACGGCTATCAGGCCGAGGCTCCCAATTGAGATACGCCCGAACACGACCAGCATCGGCGGCAGTTCCCGCAGGGCTATTTCGTTGAAGAAGAATCCGCCACCCCAGATGATGGAAAGGGTGATGAGCATCAACCATTCAATGAGGGTCATATTTTGTATGCCGCGTGCTTTCATGGTGCCTTTGTGCCTGTGAATTGGTGCTTGTTCAAGCGGATATCGGCGTTGGCTTTTACGAAAGCTATATGCCTGAAAATAAAAATCCGCCTGTCCGGATAAGGACAGGCGGATATGTATGTCTGGTGAGGCTAGCCTTAGAAGCTATAACCGAGAGCCGCGCGCATCTCTGCGGGGATCATGGCATCCTGTCCAGGCTCAAGAGCCTTCCAGGGAGCACCGGCTTCCTTGCGGGATGCCTTGACTTCTTCGAGGTCGAAGCCGTAGCGGGGCACGTCAAACTGCTGACCGGGGTAGATCATGTCAGGATTGTTGATCTTGTCACGGTTAGCCTTGAAAATCAGGGGCCACATGAAGGGATCGTTGTACACGTGCTTGTACTCGGAAATCCACCACAGGCATTCGCCCTTGGTCACAGTGTGTGTCACCGGCAGAGAATCGTATTCAGCCTTGTAGACCTGCATGGGGTCGACAATAACGACTTCTTCTTCAACGATGACTTCTTTTTCCTCAACGACAACCACTTCTGGCTCGGTTTGGACTTTTTTGGCGCAGCCCCAGGCAAAGACAAGGCACAGGGCGATTGCGAGTAAAATCAGCTTCTTCATTGTGGGCCTCCTCAAAAAGATCGCATTTTGCAGATTCCAGTGTGAAAACTGGGTCAAGTATTTATTCTAGTTGCCCAATTATCAATAATTTTCTTTTCTTGCAACACTATTTTGCTGGTTGGGTTCTCGGCGAAGGCTTTCTCTATTGCCTGACTCGCCTCTTTCATCCATCCTCCCATACGAAGACTCTCACTGGCAAGGACGAACATGCGTTCCGGTTCATTTTCATAAATGGCGGAAATAAGGTGGTCGTATTCAGTGCCGAAAACAGCCTTAACCAATTCGTTTTGTGAGAAAATATACCGTGCTAGTAACACATTCTCACTGTATCTATGAAGGTAAAATGGAAGAAGTTGTCGGCACTTGTCGATAATGAACCGGATACGGTCAATTTCGCGACGCATGGATTCTTCGGTTTGATTAAGAATTTGAAAAAGTTGATCCGTGATATCTTTTTCCGACTCGCTCAAATCTCCTTCGTGGAGTTTGTGAAACCATGGCGCGTAGTTTTGTTTTTGATAAGCGTCTTCCTTGAGCTTAGTGGCTTCATGGAAGATGTAGCCGAGCGCCCAGTCGAGAAATTTTCCGCCCAATTGAGAATGAGGGTCGTTGCGGAAGACGTGGTGAGCTGTGTCTTTCATGCGCCAGAGCAAGCCCTTGTTCATTTCAAGACCGACGAGGTCTTTGATTACTTCAAATTCCACAGTCCCGTTTTCGTCGAACCCGATGAATTGAAGTTCAAGTTGTTCACAGGCCTGGCAGAAGAATTTGAACAAGTCCCGCACGAATTCGGGATGCTTTGTTTGTATCCATGCTTTTGACATGTCTATTCCTTATGCAGGGAAGATGACATCTATGCGTGCGCCGCCGTTTTCGCCGTTGCTCAGATGCATCTCGATGCCGTGGCTTTCGAAGATGGTGGAAACCAGTGCCAGACCGAGGCCTGTGCCGGAATCCTTGGTTGTGAAGAAGGGGTCGCGGACTTGATCCAGATGATCGGGTGAAAATCCAGGTCCTGTATCGAGAAGGATGATGTGGAGGCGTCCGTGCCCTCGCGCCGCGTTGATGGACAATTCTCCAGCACCGTTCATGGCCTGGAGTGCGTTGGCCACGAGGTTGTAAAAAGCGCGGTATAGAAGATCCTTGTCGCCTTTAACTGACATGTCATCGCAGTATTTCCGTTCAATGGTCACACCGAGTTTTTCGCATTCCGGTTCCATGAAGACGGAGACCTGTTCAAGGATGGAGTCCATTTTGACAGGTAACATGGATGGTTTCTTGGGACGGGCGTAATCAAGAAATTCTGTTACGGTTCGTGAGAGTCGTTTGGCTTCTTCGTGAAGGGCTTCCAGAATACGGGTAGAGGAACTGCCTTCCTTTTTTGCCCGTTTCAAAATGAGTTCGGAGCTGGAGCAGATGATACCGAGCGGATTGCGAATTTCGTGCGCAACTCCTGCGACCATGCGACCCATACCTGCCAGTTTTTCCTGCTGTTGTAATTCGAAGATGAGTTTTTCCTTTTCCTTGAGCTGTTTGTTGCTTAACCGCTCTGCGCGTCGCAGCACTGTGAGGACGAGGAAAAAGAGCACCAATGAGGTGATGAGGGAAAAGGCGATGACGAGTCGTTCAAAGTTGAGCATGGACAAATAGTCATCCGTGATATCCTGTTCAAATTCCAGAATGCCCATGATTGGGTTTCGGTCGATGTTGGTCAGACTTCGTTCGGCGCGGAGTGGATTATATGCTCTGAGGGTCATGCTGCCGGGCTTGAGGTCTACCATGAACAGGGCTGCGACTTTGGAGACGCGGGCCAGGATCTCGGCACTGAAATCTTCAGATTCCCAAGTTTCCGTAACCTTGTATATGGCGTTGCCCGGTTTACCGATTTCATCCTTCGCCATGGAATAGATGACAGTCCCTTTGGCGTCATAGATTCGCAAGGTCGAGACATGAAAGCTGTGGACCGTTGACCTGATCACTTTGTCCATGGCTTTGTACTGGTCATCGTTTCGCAGTTGGATGTGACCGAATTTGACTACCGTGGGGATCACGAATCGGGAAAAGAGCTGATGGCTGACATTTTCGGCCAAGAGCAGAGCAAAGGCTTCCTGTTTTTCAAGCAGGGTCTGCTCGGCATATTTCGATATGAACAGTGACAGCAGCAGGCTGAAGCTCAAGATGATGACCAGTAGCGTCCAGGATATGACCTTGACGAACTGGAGTGGTTTGCCGCCGTCGGCGTCGGATATCTGCAACGGATTAAAACTCCCGTAAATCTCTATCTGCAGTGAGGAAAGCGTTTAAATCCGCTTTTTCACCTTCAAGGCCATCCGCGTTCATACGCGCCTTGGCCAGTCGTTTTCCAAGTTCCACTGCGGGCTGGTCCAGCGGGTTGATACCCATGAGCCAGCCGGTCAGAATAGTGGCCGCGCCGAGCAGGGTTATCAATTTGCCAGCTTGTCTCGGGCTGTCCGCGCCCATGCGCAGTTCCACCAGCGGTACACCGTTGGCAGACAACGCCATGCGCGTGCCGAGGCCCTCCGCCTGAATCAATTCACCGAAATCCTTGTCCCGAACATAACTGAATTGGTCTGGGAGGTCTGCCGGGAATTTCGGTCCGGTAGGCAGATTCGGACAGGTCAGGAACAGGCACGCCTTGTTGCGTACACCATCCATAAACATCTGGTTTACGGAGTGCTGGTCCGTTACGCCAATAGCGGGGACAGGCTGACTCCCTTTCCCTTCCTTGCCAAGCGATTCGGCCCAGAGCTGAGCAAACCAATCTCCAAAACTGGCCCACAAGGGGATATAGGCGAAAAAGATCATCTCATCAAACCCCTTGTCCATGAGGGCCGCACCCCACGCCGCTAACTGGAATGATCCGTGTTCGGTCAGGGTCTCACCAGTGAGGTTCGGGGCGGTCAATTGATTGGCGACCTCTTGAGCCCCGGCCATGAGCGAATCGACATCCATGCCCAGAAAGAGGGCTGGGACCATGCCCACGGCAGACAGAACAGAATATCTTCCACCAAGATTGTCGGGGACCGGCAGGGCCGTGATGCCGTAGGTTTCCACTTCGCCGCGTAGGAATCCGTGTTTTTCATCGGTGACGAGCAGCATGTTTTCATGCCACGCGTCTCCCAGATGGCGTTGCATCCATTTTTTGAGAATAAAATACTGGCCCACTGTTTCGATAGTGCCGCCGGATTTGGAAACTGTCACGACCACGGTCTTTTCGGGCGGGAGTTTGGCAAGATACGCTTCAAGGGCATAAGCATCCACGTTGTCAGCAATCCAGAGGCTCGGTCCGGAGTGTCCCGGTTGATCCTGCTGGGGGAAGAAAGCTTGTTGTAACGCACGAGCGCCTAAGGCAGAACCACCTATACCAAGCAGGAGCATGTGATCAAATTTCTTGAGAAAAGGTTTGAGTTCTTCCAGTTGTTTTTTGAGGGCTGAGGCATAAGGCATGGTAAGGAAAGGAAGCTTGCCTGCGCCAGTTTCCTCACGAAGGCGTTCCGCCATTTCTTCGGCCCGAGCTTCGAAGCTCGCCATGTCTAGGTTTTCCAAACTTGAATTGGTCCAATCAAGAATATCAGCCATGATGTCCTCCCGGTAAGTGTCGTCAATGTGCCGAGCACCTTTTTGGCATCGTCTGTGCCGTACAGAAAATATCATTTCCCTGTCATGTACAGAGATTCGTAGAATACCATGATTTCCAGAAAAGGAAAGTCATGGCCTGTCATCAATTCCGCTTGCCGAACAGGACGCGTTGCAGGTCGGCCAGTGTTGCAGCGGTGCCGGAATGGCAGACAGGGTCATGCCCCAGACGGTCAGCCTGTTTGAGTCTGACATCATGGGCGGCCACAGGGCGTACTTGTCCGTTGAGATCTATCTCGCCCCAGAAGACTGCGGATTCCGGCAGAGGTTGATCATAAAATGACGACATGATTGCCGCCACCACGGCCAGATCAAGGCCGGGGTCTTTGGAGGCCAGCCCTCCTGTGATCTTGGCATAAATGTCATGACCACTGAGATTCAGGCGTAATCTTTTTTCGAGCACGGCCAACAATAGGTTGAGTCGGTTTGTATCAAAGCCGAGTGCTGTACGCCGGGGAATGGTCAGGAATGACTTGGAAACCAAAGCCTGTACTTCCACGGCAAAAGGTCGCTGGCCGTCTACAGCCAAGGCCATGGCCGTGCCGGAAAGGGATGGGTCCCGTGCGCCGAGGAAAAATGTGGCCGGGTCTGCGACGACTTCAAGCCCTTTCTCCTTCATAGTGAAGACCACCAATTCATCACTGGGGCCGAATCTGTTCTTGAGTACGCGCAGGATGCGGGAAAAATGTTTGCGATCACCTTCCAGATACAGGACCGTGTCCACCATGTGTTCCAACAGTTTTGGTCCGGCAATCTGGCCGTCCTTGGTTACATGGCCCACGAGTATAAGGGTCGTGCCTGTTTTTTTGGTTTTTTCTACCAATTCGCCGGATACGGCGCGTACCTGACTAACTGAGCCGGGAATGCCGTCGGCCAGAGGGGACGCCAAGGTCTGTACTGAATCAACAATGAGCAGTTCCGGCGGATTGGGGCCGTCCAGTACGGCCAGAGCATCTTCCACTTTGTTGGATGCCATGGCGAGCAGTCCCGGCCCGAGCAGGCCGAGGCGTTCCGCACGTCCACGGAGTTGCGGCAGGGATTCTTCGCCTGAAAGATAGACTGCGGTGTGGCCTAGTCTGGCCTGACTCCCGGCCAGTTGTAGAAGCAGGGTGGATTTGCCGATACCCGGTTCGCCGCCGAGGAGGATGGCTGCTCCCGGTACCAGCCCGGAGCCGAGCAGTTCATCCAGAGAGTCCATGCCTGAAGTGCGGGTGGTATATTGTTCACTGTGCAAATCTTCAAGTGGTTGCGGCCTGTCCTGAGCTGCCGCCCTCACGGATGAGGCACGCTTATTGTTAACAGTGATGGATTCCAGCGTGTTCCATTCCTTGCACGAAGGGCATTGCCCTTGCCACCGGGGAGATTGTGCGCCACAGGCCGCGCATCGAAAGACGTCTTTGGTTTTCATGCGTGTGAGTATCCCGCTTTTTACCGGAAAAAGTCCAGCCCGGAAAATGTGTGACACACAATAAAAATGTTGACGATATGTATGGGCCGTCAGTACCCATGCTGTACGGAAAAAAGTATGACAGATAGAAAATCGACATTTCTTCAAGGCGCTCGTGACATCAGCCCTATACTGGCGGGTGTGATGCCGTTTGGCCTTATTTGCGGTGCCGTGGGAGTCTCTGAGGGGATGCCTGAATGGGCTTCCTCCATGATGTCTGTCATCGTCTTTGCCGGAGCCTCTCAGTTGGCGGCCATTCAGCTCATGAGTGAAAATGCATCTGTTGCCGTGGTTATTCTTACCGGGCTGATAATCAATGCGCGTTTTTTCATGTACTCTGCATCCATCGGTCCGCACCTCAAGGGCGTTCCACCGTTGCAGAAGGCTGGATTGGCTTATTTGCTGACGGATGGAGGATACGCCGTGTCCGTGGCCCATTATCTTCGAAACGAGATCAGCAGCGTCAACAAGGTCTGGTATTATTTGGGAACCAATGTTGTCATATGGGTGGGGTATATTTCTTCAACCATCATTGGTGCGTATGTTGGCGCGGTCATCCCCCCTGAGTGGCGACTTGATTTTGCTGTCCCGTTGACTTTTACGGCTGTGGTTATGCCCGCCATTGTCGACAGGCCCATGGTTCTGGCTGCGCTTGTTTCTGGTGGCATGGCTGTTGCCGCATCTTCTCTTCCATATAACCTTGGGCTGATGGTCGGTGCCGTCAGCGGCATGGTGGTCGGTTATCTCGCAGAGAGGAGGCTTGCCAATGCTTGATATGTCCATTTACTGGCCGGTTGTATTGGGGATTGGTATAGGGGTCTTTTTGATCCGGTATTCGTTCATCCTGATTATCGACAAAGTGACGTTGCCGGAGATGGTGCAACGGATGCTTCGTTACATTCCCGCCTCAGTGCTTCCCGCGTTGATTGTCCCGGCGGTGCTTCTGCATAAGGAAGGCGGCGTGACAACGTTTGCCGGCTGGGATCAACTGACTGCTGCGCTCGTCGCTGTTTTGGTTGCATGGAAGACACGGAATATGCTGGCGACCATTGCTTCCGGTATGGTCGTCTTGTGGGGCATTCAGTTCTTTTTGTAAGTGGTGTTTCCAACCCCGTCTTTGATTTGACTGTCGTTTCTTTTTTCGTGCTGCCTGCATGTCCATTTCTCTTCAATTCCATGTGAAAATATTAACGCTTGACTCTTGGCGAACAGAGGTATTTAGTCTGCCCCTTTCGCGTGATTCTCCAGCCCCTGGCCTCCTCCCATAGGTTCGACCACTGACTGTGACCACGAAGAACCACCAAACCAAGGAGGTCTTTCAATGGCTTTTTCATTGCGTGCGCAGTTTGAAGCGTTCGCTCCCAAAAGTTTTACCTATTTGAAATCCTACTCGCTGACTGCGTTGCAGCGGGATTTGGGTGCAGGTGTTACGGTCGGTATCGTCGCGCTGCCGTTGGCTATGGCATTTGCTATCGCGTCGGGGGCCAGCCCTCAAACCGGACTGTTTACCGCGATTGTTGCTGGTTTTGTCATATCGGCATTTGGAGGCACTCGATTTCAGATCGGTGGACCGACCGGTGCATTCGTCGTTATCATCTCTGGTGTAATTGCCCGGAATGGCTTTGAAGGCTTGATGCTCGCCACGATTCTGGCCGGTCTGCTTCTCGTCGTCATGGGGCTTCTTCGACTCGGACGGTTATTGCAGTATATTCCTTATCCGGTAACAGCCGGGTTCACTTCCGGCATAGGTCTCTTAATTT
This genomic window contains:
- a CDS encoding glucose-6-phosphate isomerase, giving the protein MADILDWTNSSLENLDMASFEARAEEMAERLREETGAGKLPFLTMPYASALKKQLEELKPFLKKFDHMLLLGIGGSALGARALQQAFFPQQDQPGHSGPSLWIADNVDAYALEAYLAKLPPEKTVVVTVSKSGGTIETVGQYFILKKWMQRHLGDAWHENMLLVTDEKHGFLRGEVETYGITALPVPDNLGGRYSVLSAVGMVPALFLGMDVDSLMAGAQEVANQLTAPNLTGETLTEHGSFQLAAWGAALMDKGFDEMIFFAYIPLWASFGDWFAQLWAESLGKEGKGSQPVPAIGVTDQHSVNQMFMDGVRNKACLFLTCPNLPTGPKFPADLPDQFSYVRDKDFGELIQAEGLGTRMALSANGVPLVELRMGADSPRQAGKLITLLGAATILTGWLMGINPLDQPAVELGKRLAKARMNADGLEGEKADLNAFLTADRDLREF
- a CDS encoding DMT family transporter, with product MKARGIQNMTLIEWLMLITLSIIWGGGFFFNEIALRELPPMLVVFGRISIGSLGLIAVVFITRQKARVHLHRWRQLAVLGTFNTALPFFLIVWGQQYIESGLAAVINATTPAFTILVAHFFTADERFSMRKLSGAALGLGGVATLIGTDALIGFGDHVFGQIAIMGAALSYACAATYARRLTGMPPTVMGCLQLSAASLVMAPVVLIMTRPWELPMPGLETLAAITGLGLLCSTIASLIFFRILTSAGATNISLVTLLIPFSASTLGISFLGEPFTMRLIIGMLIVSAAAILIDGRLKFRRRPPKAQKPFSKSS
- a CDS encoding ATP-binding protein is translated as MQISDADGGKPLQFVKVISWTLLVIILSFSLLLSLFISKYAEQTLLEKQEAFALLLAENVSHQLFSRFVIPTVVKFGHIQLRNDDQYKAMDKVIRSTVHSFHVSTLRIYDAKGTVIYSMAKDEIGKPGNAIYKVTETWESEDFSAEILARVSKVAALFMVDLKPGSMTLRAYNPLRAERSLTNIDRNPIMGILEFEQDITDDYLSMLNFERLVIAFSLITSLVLFFLVLTVLRRAERLSNKQLKEKEKLIFELQQQEKLAGMGRMVAGVAHEIRNPLGIICSSSELILKRAKKEGSSSTRILEALHEEAKRLSRTVTEFLDYARPKKPSMLPVKMDSILEQVSVFMEPECEKLGVTIERKYCDDMSVKGDKDLLYRAFYNLVANALQAMNGAGELSINAARGHGRLHIILLDTGPGFSPDHLDQVRDPFFTTKDSGTGLGLALVSTIFESHGIEMHLSNGENGGARIDVIFPA
- a CDS encoding AzlD domain-containing protein, translating into MLDMSIYWPVVLGIGIGVFLIRYSFILIIDKVTLPEMVQRMLRYIPASVLPALIVPAVLLHKEGGVTTFAGWDQLTAALVAVLVAWKTRNMLATIASGMVVLWGIQFFL
- the radA gene encoding DNA repair protein RadA, which encodes MKTKDVFRCAACGAQSPRWQGQCPSCKEWNTLESITVNNKRASSVRAAAQDRPQPLEDLHSEQYTTRTSGMDSLDELLGSGLVPGAAILLGGEPGIGKSTLLLQLAGSQARLGHTAVYLSGEESLPQLRGRAERLGLLGPGLLAMASNKVEDALAVLDGPNPPELLIVDSVQTLASPLADGIPGSVSQVRAVSGELVEKTKKTGTTLILVGHVTKDGQIAGPKLLEHMVDTVLYLEGDRKHFSRILRVLKNRFGPSDELVVFTMKEKGLEVVADPATFFLGARDPSLSGTAMALAVDGQRPFAVEVQALVSKSFLTIPRRTALGFDTNRLNLLLAVLEKRLRLNLSGHDIYAKITGGLASKDPGLDLAVVAAIMSSFYDQPLPESAVFWGEIDLNGQVRPVAAHDVRLKQADRLGHDPVCHSGTAATLADLQRVLFGKRN
- a CDS encoding AzlC family ABC transporter permease codes for the protein MTDRKSTFLQGARDISPILAGVMPFGLICGAVGVSEGMPEWASSMMSVIVFAGASQLAAIQLMSENASVAVVILTGLIINARFFMYSASIGPHLKGVPPLQKAGLAYLLTDGGYAVSVAHYLRNEISSVNKVWYYLGTNVVIWVGYISSTIIGAYVGAVIPPEWRLDFAVPLTFTAVVMPAIVDRPMVLAALVSGGMAVAASSLPYNLGLMVGAVSGMVVGYLAERRLANA
- a CDS encoding LysM peptidoglycan-binding domain-containing protein, translated to MKKLILLAIALCLVFAWGCAKKVQTEPEVVVVEEKEVIVEEEVVIVDPMQVYKAEYDSLPVTHTVTKGECLWWISEYKHVYNDPFMWPLIFKANRDKINNPDMIYPGQQFDVPRYGFDLEEVKASRKEAGAPWKALEPGQDAMIPAEMRAALGYSF
- a CDS encoding STAS domain-containing protein, yielding MAMNQENENGVIILAVDGNLDAEGTQAMEEKVLALLESGETKLLFDFTGLDYINSSGLRVLVLAYQRLKKASGTVAICGVKDYIQEVFEVSGYDKIFPLYTVRADALAGM